The Capra hircus breed San Clemente chromosome 11, ASM170441v1, whole genome shotgun sequence genomic interval agggggcctgCTCAGCTGAGCAGTTCCAAGTAGGTGACGGGGACCTTGCCCTTCTTGTTGCCTCTCTCGCCAATGAGCCAGTCGGGGTCCATGCCAGGCAGGCTATAGACAGTGATGAgctgaaggggatgacagaggaggagggtCATGCCCTGGCTACGCAGGGGGCCCTGTGCCTCCAGTGGTGGGCGCCCTCTGAGCTGCTCTATGGAGACGGATCAGAGAGCCTGCCTCCTCAGAGCTGGAGCTGcctctgtccccccaccccccagacccCTCAGAGGCGGGGAGCCCGTGATGCAGGGTCCTCAGACCCCATGCCCCCAGCTCCGGTGCCTTGGCCCCCTAAGCCAGCCTGTGCCCCCTGACCACCAACCCATCCCTGTGGCTTCCAGGCCCACCTCATCGGCAAGCAGGGCCAGCTCACTGCTGTCTGCTGCCTCGTAGTCATAGAGAACGCGGGCTTTCCGGGTTCCGCTGGCCGGTggggccacctcctccaggcGGAGAGCAGCCTCCCCTGGAGGAGCCAGGTCGGCCATAGAGGGCCCCATGGGCATCGTGGCTGCGGCGGTGGTGGGCGAGGTACTGCTGAGGGTTGGGGAGGTGGGCTCGGTGGTGCCCACGAAGGTGCCTGGGAATCTGGAGAGGAGAGTCGGGGGGGCCTGTCTCAGCACTCTGGAGCCACCCTCTTGTTGGGGGGAGGTGCCCACATGCCCCACAAAACACCGGTCACGCCCATGGCCGCGGAGGCAAGACCACCTCGCTACTTACATGGCTCCCTGGGAGCTGGCGGCGTGAAGAGGGAAACAAGGGGAAGTGAGACGCCCCTGCCGTCCCcacaaccccccaccccaccccagaacCTGCACCCAAGGTCCCTAAGGCCAGCCACCCCTTACTGTCCTCCTGATGAAGTGCCCAGGCCCAGAGGCGAGGGTGATGCCCCACCATGGTCAGcagccctccaccccaccctgggTGTCAACGGGGGCTTTCTGAGCTCGGGGGAGCTGGGAGCCAGGGGTCCCCGGTGGGCACCTGCCCAGCTGCTTCTGGAGGTCCAGCATGTGGCGGTAGCACTGGGCATAGTACGTGGTCTGAGACTCGACGAACTCATGCAGGCAGCGAAGGTGGTTCACCTGCAGGGAAGAGGCAGTGGCTGACCCGGCGCCCGCGGGCGGACGAAGcggcccactccccaccccatgcTCTACAGACCCTGGCATCCAGCATTTTCTGCCCAGGCCTCTTGCTCTCTGCAGGGGAGGGGGCCGTACCGCCTGCTTTGGGACCTTTAGGACCGTGGGCTCTGCCCCACCCAGGTTCACTAGCTGCCTCAACGTGATCTTAAGAGTCGTGGTGTCCGACACATGGGTGGCAAAGACGACGGgacaaaagaaagaggaaacaggACAGGACTCACATGGGTGCTGCTGATCCCCTCCAGCAGGAGCCGGGTCACTTCCGCCTGCCGGTCAAACTCCGTCTGGGCCACTCGGAGCTCCTGCTCAGCCTAGGAAGGGCCAGGGATGAGCACGAGGGCAAGAATGGCCCCCAGCCGGcctcccaccagactcctcccgCCCCCGGAGCCGCCTGGGAgctgtctcctcttcccttctGTGGTAGATGGActtccccacacccccaccccaggatgcAGACATTGGGGCAGGGGTTCACCTCTCACCCCTGACTTCAGGCCTGGGGCCCTGACCCCCTGGAGAAGCCTTAGCCCAGCCTGGGAACCCCCCAGAGGAGGCCAGTTGCTGGGTGGGCAGACAGAGCCTCGGGCGCCCTCCTTGGCCTTTCACACTCATGCATTTGTCCATCTGAGGCCACCACCCAGCAGGGACAAATTTAACCAACAGTTGCTTTGGCCTCCGGAGGGCCCACGGTGTGCTGCAGGGCGGAGGGAAGTGACCGCCCCTTACCATGGCCCCAGCGGCTGCAGGGCAGAGCTCAGAACTAGACGCAGACCTGCCCCCAATGACAGCAGGCGAGCCTGGACTCCCATTCCCCACCCCATTTCTTCCCTGAGCCCCGACTCACCTTGTCCACCTCATCATTCCAGAGCTGCAGAGACCACAACAGGACCGGTcagcagaggagggagggggcagcggtcagcaggggaggggaagggaggtgggggatGGCTGTACCCCAGAGCCCGGGCCCCTGCCCCAGCTCCTGAGACCCCCCCACGGCAACCTCTTCCTACCCCCCACGCTT includes:
- the SH3GLB2 gene encoding endophilin-B2 isoform X5 yields the protein MDFNMKKLASDAGIFFTRAVQFTEEKFGQAEKTELDAHFESLLARADSTKNWTEKILRQTEVLLQPNPSARVEEFLYEKLDRKVPSRVTNGELLAQYMAEAASELGPTTPYGKTLIKVAEAEKRLGAAERDFIHTASINFLTPLRNFLEGDWKTISKERRLLQNRRLDLDASKARLKKAKAAEAKATLWNDEVDKAEQELRVAQTEFDRQAEVTRLLLEGISSTHVNHLRCLHEFVESQTTYYAQCYRHMLDLQKQLGSSQGAIFPGTFVGTTEPTSPTLSSTSPTTAAATMPMGPSMADLAPPGEAALRLEEVAPPASGTRKARVLYDYEAADSSELALLADELITVYSLPGMDPDWLIGERGNKKGKVPVTYLELLS